GCAACATGTCCAGACACAGCACTGCTAGGGTCCTAATGAGGGTTCGCATGAGTTAGTGTATCAGCCCAATTCTGAAAGATCTTCATTGGTTCCCAGTCTCACTCAGAATTAAGTAAAAAGTTTCTCTACTTATTTATTTAGTGCATTAGACTATTTCAATTAAACACCTTGGTGTCATCTTTAAATGGGGTTTTCTGGCTTCACTGTTGAACAAATAAGATACCGTATGCTATGAACATATAAACATGAAGGTAATATGCTATAGGCATCCAGTGTCAAGTAACTGTCACCTGTGCCTAGTCAAGATAAAATGGTGACTTAAATCTGCCAGTGGAACAACACCAACATACAGCACCACTCATGTTTCAGAATGGAGTGCTTGTAGGTTTCACTGACTCTTTGATTCTTTTACCACATTTGAAGTTGTGGTCCTGAGTTAAGCAAACTTAAGAAAAACCAAATGCAGGGTAGCGTGTCAGACACACTGTACGGTGATTCCTTCCCTAACTGGAGCACAGTAACCTGTCGTGCATTCCACTTTCAGCTCTGACTTTCTGGGACCTCACTCTTAATGAGCCCGACTCAAACAGGCCCTGAGAAAAAGTAGTAAACATGTCTTTTCTTTACTTCAGGGTTTCAGATAAGCCTGTCTGGAGTGCCCCAAAGTAAGCATTAGACTCGCACACTAAAGCACACTGACCTCTACTCTTTGTGGGTATACATCAGTAGTCCAAAGTGGTTTTGGTCCTTTAGCGGGTCATGGATCATGACTGTTCGACCTGACCTGAGCTCATGGGTACAGCAAGTGACCACTGTGCACTACTGAGAGAGCTTGTGTGGTGTTCTGGTAGTCAAGGAGACTGTCCACTACTGTCGACTGTCCCTAAATGCAGTAACGCCCATCAAAAGTTCTTCTGGACTGGGGCTTCATGATTGGGATTTGAGTTAGAAGAATGGAGACTGGCAAAAAGAACCCAGTACTTCCTGTCAGGACCTCAAAGAAAAGATATTCTAGAGATGTACCATAGGTGTCTGACTTCGCCTAGAATGTTATGTTTTAGCTTTTTAACTAAAGTGCGATTTACTCTGTAAGGATTGTGACTCAAGTGCTGTCTGAGGGATGGGCACACTTTGATCTCtcagacagtttgatatttgttTCTATGTAAAAGTTATAATTAATCACTATtaccttttattattattattattgcattaCAATAATATTTTACATTGGTGTTATGTCATATTATGACCTTTATTGTTGCTAATTAAACATACAAAAAGTGTATATAAGTCAAATGAATttaaacttttacacagaaacacacttgagAGTGAGGTTTGACTGCTCAGGGTCTGTGCAGGAGTGCTTTCAGGAGGCATTTCCAGTCTTCTCACCCTTCCCTTTCCCACCAGCCTTTCCTAATAAACATCAGGTGAAATGCATGTCTGTTTTTGAGCGCTTGGATCCTCTCAATTCCATGCTGGTGTTCAAAAAAGCATTTTGTTCTTCCTTGCCTTCCACTGGTCTAAAACTGCTTGAGATATTCCAAAGcatttttgcatttatatttgatTAGTTTCATAGTTAAGTAATGGGAATAAATGAACCATACACCTACCTAATAGTAATTTGGGGGggattttttaatttgttttcattAATATGAAGGCTTATCTCAAGTGAGTCTGATAGGTGTGGCAAGGATCCGATCAGACAGCCTGTTTGTACCACAGTGTGGCAAAAACATTGAGACAACTCAGATCTGTGTCTTTGTCTTCCTGATAGTCAAACGCAAGGCTCTGAAGCTGAACTTTGCCAACCCTTCGGTGAAATCCACTTCGAGGCTCATGCTCAACCCCATAGTTCCTTCCTTCCAGAATCCTCACATGTAAGTAAATGCAAGAGATAGCCATACATACTGTTTAATGTCTTAGGCAGTTCTTCTAATTATTTTTACACGGTCATCCGAGAGAGGCTCGGATGACTAAACTTCTCAgcctttctctaagggagagcccagccaccctgcggagaaaactcatttcagccgcttgtatccgcagtctcattctttcggtcactacccaaagctcgtgaccataggtgagggttggattgtagatcgaccggtaaattgaaagctttgccttctggctcaggccTCTCTTCACCAGGACAGATCAGTAcagcgcccacatcactgcagcactaatccgcctgtcgatcttgcgctccagctttccctcacttgtgaacaagacccagcgATACTTAAAtttctccacttgaggcaggacctcatccctgacctggagaagacattctagccctttccaactcaagaccatggtctcagatttagaggagctgattctcatcccagctgcttaacACTCAGCagcaaaccgctccagtgagagctggagatcatgttctgatgaagccaactggaccgcatcatctgcaaaaagcagagactcaatccttaggccatcaaatggatcccctcaacaccttggatgTGTCTAGaaatccaacccaaagtccctggactctgcttcctcactggaacacgtgccggtgggattgaggaggtcttcaaagtactccgcccaccgatccacaacgtcctgagtcagggcagcagcacaccgtccccattatgaacagtgttggtagtgcactgctttcccctcctgaggcgcctGATGGTAGACCAGAATCTCTTTGAAgttgtatggaagtcttgctccatggtcttacCGAATTCCTCCcacgcccaggtttttgcctctgtgaccacccGGTCCACATTTCGCTTGGGCTGCCGGTactcatcagctgcctctggagttccACTGGCCAAAAAGACTCAATAGGACTCTTTTTTCAGCTCGGTGGCATCCCTAACCGCcaatgtccaccagcgggttcagggatTTCCGCCATGACGGGCACAGATGACCCTGCAGCCgctgctccggtcggccgccttgaCAATGGAAGCACGGATCATGGCCCacgcggactcaatgtccccttcctccccccggaacattttggaagttctgtcggaggtgggaattgaaacttctCCTGACAGGATACTACACcatacattcccagcagaccctcacaatacttttgagcctgccaggtctgaccaacatcctcccccaccatcgaagccaactcaccaccaggtagtgatcagttgacagctctgcccctcgcttcacccgagtgtccaagacatgcagctgcAGATCAGATGATGGTCAGTagtcaacaaagttgatcattgagctgcggcctaaggtatcctggtgccaagagcaactagtatgcccacccctgctcggcacctgTCAGTTGTAGCAGCTCGACAGTGGTagtgtccagcccctctcaaggaaactgggtcTGGAGACAGAGCTATGCGTCGAGATGAGTCACACTATAAAAGTAACTGGAGGTGAAAATGAAGGAAGCCTGGCAGCACTTTTTCTGGATGgttgagaggagatgcaagaaGATCAGAAACAAACAGGACAGGGAAAAAAATACAGAAACCAAATCAAAGTGCTTGAAAAAATAATAGGTAGATTAATCCCACTGCATATTTTTATCTGTATAAAGTGATAatttataagcatgtaatatttatatatttgatgcagttcagatcaccttccaaactcagtcccacacccagggccgtttcaaggaacTTTGGGGGCCAAAGCAgaatagaaacacacacacacacacacacacacacacacacacacacacacacacacacacacacacacacacacacacacacacacacacacacacacacacacacacacacacacacacacacacacacacaagttcgtatttttatacatattaggactttgtattgacttccattcgATTTAGTAACTGGATTTATGCTTAAcctaaaccctaaccataaccagtgtaCCTCTAAACCTCACCCCTAAGCCTAAAACAGGGGGGTCACCATATTAGAACTGGGTTTTGGTCCTAATGAGGCCCATAAGTCTTCAGAAGATTAGTTAATATAACTGTTTTGGTCTTAAGTAGGATAGttaaacaagtacacacacacacacacacacacacacacacacacacacacacacacacacacacacacacacacacacacatattgttCTGGGTttgtttgttcttgaatttctttagaGTAAGACATGAGATGTTGCTGTTGGCCTCCTTCATGTTGTCAGACAGATTCTATTGGACTGATTTATTAATTCTACATGTCTGGATAAGAAATGTTAGAAGAACTGAACTCAGCCTTCTAAATAATATGATAAATTACAGTTAATTCTCAGACTAACATGGTTTAATATGGAAAATTGCCgtttgatctgaaacatttaggtgACAAATTCAATtcgaagatactttattaatcccagagggacattagagtttcagcacacacaattctgagatcagacatacatacataggcatagacacatgacaagaattggtgactgtggtcattcacaacccgagtcgcgctaccttaatagagatcagagggtttacatgaggattgggtcaggtggaggaaacaaaggcacttcagagttaccctccacagagagggcagctttgctatgcaaaaaaaacctcagacagatatgcacacagacttcagacattacacaacgcaagtgtccactaggtggggtggtgggtttgggactctccacacatcagtgcatgcagccgcgataagcagcgcttgtcacctccgtttggacaggggagggaggtagttgggtttagagagcacagtgactcctggaaacgattcagcggccttcaccggtcacagtcccgcccaggctgggatagggagacagagttgccatggtgacggcagcattccacatttcttctgagggggaataTTCACttcgcctcacaggctcaaggacaccagattcagagaataacttgttttggggccagacagagataatttcctctctgtcttaaagttccgttggtcctcaacccctctaaatccaataatggcgttattaatccatcccaatccgtgctgacccgtcaactttttccttgatcgaatcaaccttctttgccagagcctgaatctcagccaaagttccaagtttacgactcatctcgacaattatatgagtttgtgcgttcacagcgcggtgtaatccatccctgagctccgggattgagccaatattcctcgacagctcattaattttccagtaagccaggtaaccacacacaccaaaaagcaagaaacctgacgccaacaccacgaatatccagccgtcttcagaatcctctacagacagttgagagaggcagatcaggttccactgtttccaggagtccatgatatgcccagctggttctgtcccagaggggcaaccgggagctccttctcccgttctcattgttgaaaaaattttgtcgatcgcgttgagagaccagctgaccaggtccatttttaataatttccagtttccagaaaaaatacagaagcgccgtacacccaaagacagacaaagagccttgggataagatagggaggagaggaggaaaaaagcgtctgtcctctccaagagccggaagaagaaaaactaaaaagGGAAGGGTGTAGAAATGTTCTCACAGTATTATTGCAGCCACAGCTTCTGTTAttggaataaataaatatatttttggCTTTAATGTCATGAGTACGTCTGTGAATGACCCTCATACATAATCCTGCTTTCTTCTACATGTGATCCCCACCTCTCTGGTCCCACCTGCTCTGGGTTCTGTAGAGAGCGCCTGCGAACACACAGCATCGAGTCATCGGGGAAGCTAAAGATCTCCCCGGAGCAGCACTGCGACTTCACTGCAGAGGATCTGAGAGACCTTGGTGAGATTGGTCGCGGGGCCTACGGCTCCGTCAGCAAAATGGTCCACAAACCCACGGGTCAGATTATGGCCGTCAAGGTAACTAAAATTCCACCAGCTGATTTATAAGAGGGTCATGTATAGTGCTGCCACAATTAGTCGATTTGTCACGAAGACGTCGACAAATAAAATAGTTGACTATAAATTTAATAGCCGGCGTCGTTAATTCTATGACCAGTATTATAATCTCTCCTGCTGCGGCACCTTCAGCAGCTGCTTTTTGCCTTTCTGCATGAGACACATGCACAGTAGTGGCCATCTGGGTCAGCCTCCGAATCAGAATCACCGGAGAAAGAAGACGTCATGGCGGGTCGGCAATGTAGCTCAAACGTTTGGGAACATTTTACAAAGACAACAGAAAAGCATGTAGAATGCTAAAtctgcaaagtgaaactctcctGTCACGAGAGCACATCGGTGATGCACAAGCACCTAAAAACGAAGCATGTCATGGTGGAGAACAAAAGTCGCCATAAACTGACTGTCAACAAAACTGGCtattagtcgactattaaaatagttgtTTGTGGCAGCGCTAGTCATGTGTGACCTTTTAATAATTTGTTAAAGAGTGGTATTCCATCTAAATTTCTTGTAAAACTACAAAACAAATTTTCTGTCTGCTAAAATTAAAAAGCATTGTTGTCCAACAGACTGTGGCAgtttctcaatactcaaggacgctagtacgttcttgtgcacttgacaagtatgttcttggcaagcACAGCAGAAAGCTCGTTCTACCGAGTATGAGAGGACGAGGatggcatttggaacagaaccgtgCTCGGTTCCGTCGTTTAAAAAACGAActtgcataaaaataaaagtctagtttgtcccTTAAATGACAAAAGAACACTGAATGCATATATTTGTTCCACTTTTGAATACAATTGATCAGATACCAGTATTTCCTGCCGTTAAAGAGCGATTAACACTTAAATGAACTGTTTTGTGTTGATAACctgtatatttattttttatttaaccaggaaggtcccattgagattaaaatccGCATTTTCAAGGgaatcctggccaagaggcagcaaaagttagttACAAAATGTTTCTGTTACAGAgacaaaattacagaaggcagttacacaGGGAATCCATCTCGAGGCATCTCAGTCAGGTTTTAAATGTATTGAAGGAAATAAAAtcggttaatttccagttttcctgctgCCTGTttcatgcagaaggagcagagtgaacgaaAGCCCTTTTGCCCAGTTCAGTGCGAGCAAATGGGACACAAAGGAACAATAGAGGTTTGctgtgagaagttacacttctccATGAGACTAAGTTACAGATCTAGGTgggtagtaatccaagcatggccttataaatgaaagtgtaccaatgtcccaacctcctgctGCATAAAGAAGACCATCCCACTGGAGAGTACAATTCACAGTGGtgggtcagtggtctacagttAGTAAGAAACCTCAGCGAGGCATGATAAACCACATCCATCTTACCAAGACACTGTGCTGAGGCATTCATATACAAGAGGTCTCCGTAATCCACAATAGACAGAAATGTTGCAGTCACTAGTCGTTCTTCTGCCtcaaaagaaaaacacagtttGTTTTGAAAAAGGAAACCCAGTCGGAGTTTGAGTTTCTTCACAAGATTATCTACATGGGGCTTCAAGGAGAGGGAGTCATCGACAGCAAGGTATTTGTTTGTGTGGACCACCTCCATGATGTTTCCCTCGAGTGGTCACAGAGGGCATACTTAGAGTTTGAAAACAACATTAGTCTTGTCGGCACTGAGGACCAATTTTAACAGCACAAGTGTTGGTTGGACCTCATTAAAAGCTTTCTGTAAGAATTCAACAGCTTTAATGGGGGATGTTCCAAAACAGTAAATGGCTGTCATCAACGTAAAAGTGTAAATTAGCACCCGATTCATTTTGTCTTATGTCATTAATATACATAATGAACAAAAGGGGTCCCAAAacggaaccctgtggtactcccgtGTGGATACTCAAACTTTCGGAGGTCAACCAATCACATTTAACGCAGCCATGAGATTGCATGATCAGACAATCCCAAACAAAGTAGCTTatgtgtggtctacagtgtcaaaggctTTTGACAGATCTATAAAAAGTGAAGTGAGTATAGATAAGTGTCTAAGgccacgttcacactgcaggcaaagtgCATCAAATCCAATTTTTCCCCCCACATGCGACCCatattagttattttttttataacAGTCTGAACAGCGCAGATTCGATTTTTTTCAAATCCGATCCAGGTTACGTTCATATGTGGTACTGATTCCAgtacatatctgatgtttttgaaagtgaCTGCAGTCTGAACAATCAAGTCGCATTAACGCCGTCTGGCTAAGAGGTGCACGGTGACGCCTGTACGTCTCTACGTGGCTGCAATGCACTGAACTGGTCTTCAGCTGAGTCtctgccgcacctccacctggctcagccactcacccgcCAGTTTGACACTTTATGGTCTGGAGCCGCTTGTCTCCTTAcaaacatccccccccccccccccccccccctttcttcTAGTGATTGCAGTGGACAGCAAATCCTCCAGTATGTTGCAAACTCTTTATGTTTGCTCCTTGTCTCCTTGAAACTTGCAACAGACACATTATAGGACCAATCATACCCATTATATCGACTTACTGTTTAGCTTACTGTGATCACGCATGGGCTGAGTTTAGAAGCTTGTGAGAAGGTTGGCCTGAAATGTGTGCGTGCTCCACAGAGGATTCGctccacagtggatgagaaggagcAGAAGCAGCTGCTGATGGATCTCGATGTGGTGATGAGGAGTAGCGACTGTCTCTACATTGTCCAGTTCTATGGTGCCCTATTCAGAGAGGTCTGGTGAACCCACACCGTTTGGATCATGCACTAGATTTTGTAGAGATTTTTATTTAATAGGAAAACTGATCTTTGAACTTTGACTTTCAGGGCGACTGTTGGATATGTATGGAGCTTATGTCTACCTCATTAGACAAATTCTACAAATATGTATATTGCACATTAGATGACGTCATTCCAGAGGAAATACTAGGGAAAATAACATTAGCTGTAAGCACTTGTCGTGTGTCATTTTTTTTACATGTGATGGTGTGATTAGCATAAAAACAATAACCAGGTTGTTTGATTGTGTTCACAGACAGTTAAAGCACTGAATCACTTGAAAGAAAATTTGAAAATTATTCACAGAGGTAAgataattgtatttttttttgtcAGCTGTAAATGTGGCTCACTTTGTTGCTGAATAAAATTGTCCCCTTTTGTCTTCAAAGACATCAAACCTTCCAACATTCTTATGGACCGAAAGGGTAATATCAAACTGTGTGACTTTGGCATCAGTGGTCAGCTTGTGGATTCCATAGCCAAGACTAGAGATGCGGGCTGCAGGCCTTATATGGCGGTAAGTGAGTCCATGTGGTCAGAGTGAAACACCAATCAGACATTTCATGAGTCTTTTTATTCTTAAATGTACTACATGGAGCCAGGACACGAATTACATAGTCTTTCAGGGCAGCCCTGTGAAACTGCGTAGTATCCAATAAATAAATTGTACGTGCTTACTTAaggatgcaaaagtttgggcaACCTTGTTAAACTTCatgattttcttttataaattgttggttgttatgataaaacttttatcatataggagacacacagtgatatttgagaagttaaAGTTTAAATTcaattaattcaattcagtttgtttatttttaaagcgccaaatcacgacaagagtcgtctcaaggcacttctcacagtaaacattccaatacaggtcagttcattaagccaattcatataaatatgaatcatcaatctgattggtctttgaatatttgatttaccaTTATTCTAGGTTCTTTGACTATTCGGTtataaaactgaattgaattcaattttcctaaactaatgattatatatgacaaagtatgaatgaaatgatggttgtacagGATAACACAGGATGAATGAAATGGTGGAATGCAGGGCTGCTGCTATAGAATACTGTAGTATTCGAGTATTCTATCGAATCTTCCACCGATTAATCGAGTATTCTATTTGacgacgtttcaagtgaaacgagaTCAGGGTCTTCTGctaaaaacaggaaaataaaaaagcTAAATTATAAAAGGCTCAGTGATGTGTATTAAGttggtgttgtctagttccctctttTTCCAGCTGATATTTAttgttaataaatattttatggaacaacATTTGACTTGCATTTCATTCTCAATTTAGGTTTGTATTGACCTCatcctagtcaaaataacacatctaAATCTATTCACATATAACGAGTAATATTTAATTATGTCATTAACTTGTTCAGTGGTAAGCTACTAGAAAcgctaacatttaatttctactgttAACAATGTACTTGTGGTATTTAtcttattatgtacgggttggcaacaaAATCTAGTCTACATTGTATTGCCATATAAAGTGTTATTGAATTATATGCTACAAAGGCTTGCCAAAGTGTCTGCGGTGGATGGAGCGGACTCGTAGCAACAACCAGACGGTAGCTGCAGCGGCTCTGCTCCACACCGCTGCAGAGATCCACAAATAAACGCTTGTGGAGTTTAGTCGTTCACAACCACCACGTTTTTTTCTGAACCATACTTGCTCGTGAGAATGCCACctgctagcttagcattagccaatccacccatagtttaactcttgatcccaaactttggaccatttctgccttttaaaatggtttctgtctttgctggtttctctattttcctccacagcacctaggtcACCACGTAGTGCACctgtaaaatgtgttcagactgtggagcgcacatttaacgaagcttcGAATCTGTAAAAAATGAATCAAGAAACTGAACGAATCCAACCATTCGAATCATTCgatgattcgtttcagccctagtggaatgtgagctagatgttttagcagaaaCTGGTTAAGGATCtaagagatcttgtgatgtctgggttgtaaaaccagtttggctgtatggtttgataagctagagattattcataaaaccatccaacGCCATTTGTGCCGAGTCTCTGCACTCTTTGTGTCCCCATCCGATCCAGGGGGGTCAAGAGGTCGGGATGGACACTGCCGGTACTGGACCTAGGGCAACAGAACCCGTAGTCTAGCTCCGAGAATGACCCATCTAGTCTGAGATACCctccaggtgacggcaggaagctggcgTATCTATTTTGCCTCCAAGGCTGTTGTGTCTGATTTCACTCGCAAGCGTGGCAGAGCGACTGTGACCTTGGTCAAAAGAGAGAATGGTTCCAAATGCTTGTTCACCCGATCGGTCTAATCGGGAGGCGGCTGGAGAactgactagatcaggaagtgatccttgtatttattaaatgttgacaaatttagacaaatcagaatttgacaagtttaaagaCGTTGGCCGTtgttgggcgacggtggcacaggagttaagtgctcgccccgtaatcggaaggttgcaggttcgagccccgctcagtctgtcgctgtcgttgtgtccttgggcaagacacttaacccacgttgcctgctggtggtggtcggagggaccggtggcgcctgtgctcggcagcctcgcctctgtcagtgcgccccagggcagctgtggctacatcgtagctcatccccaccagtgtgtgaatgtgtgtgtgaatgggtgaacgactgattgtgttgtaaagcaccttggggggttccaggactctagaaggcgctatatcaaatacaggccatttacagggCGTTCCCAAAGACCTCAGAGAATCCCCTCTTATACTTGGAGATACTtagaggttaactcttagtgtgaaaTGAAAATGGTGCAACAGTTATGTGGAGCAATAAtgttaaacagt
This Nothobranchius furzeri strain GRZ-AD chromosome 16, NfurGRZ-RIMD1, whole genome shotgun sequence DNA region includes the following protein-coding sequences:
- the LOC107397353 gene encoding dual specificity mitogen-activated protein kinase kinase 4 isoform X3, whose amino-acid sequence is MATHSSSSNSTSSGHIVGAVSHQLHQQTQSSSMQGFQISLSGVPQIKRKALKLNFANPSVKSTSRLMLNPIVPSFQNPHIERLRTHSIESSGKLKISPEQHCDFTAEDLRDLGEIGRGAYGSVSKMVHKPTGQIMAVKRIRSTVDEKEQKQLLMDLDVVMRSSDCLYIVQFYGALFREGDCWICMELMSTSLDKFYKYVYCTLDDVIPEEILGKITLATVKALNHLKENLKIIHRDIKPSNILMDRKGNIKLCDFGISGQLVDSIAKTRDAGCRPYMAPERIDPSASRQGYDVRSDVWSLGITLYELATGRFPYPKWNSVFDQLTQVVKGEPPHLSNSEERQFSPKFINFVNLCLTKDESKRPKYRELLKHPFILMYEERFVDVASYVSRILDQIPSSPVSPMYVD
- the LOC107397353 gene encoding dual specificity mitogen-activated protein kinase kinase 4 isoform X1, yielding MATHSSSSNSTSSGHIVGAVSHQLHQQTQSSSMQETNTCWRCQNETGFQISLSGVPQIKRKALKLNFANPSVKSTSRLMLNPIVPSFQNPHIERLRTHSIESSGKLKISPEQHCDFTAEDLRDLGEIGRGAYGSVSKMVHKPTGQIMAVKRIRSTVDEKEQKQLLMDLDVVMRSSDCLYIVQFYGALFREGDCWICMELMSTSLDKFYKYVYCTLDDVIPEEILGKITLATVKALNHLKENLKIIHRDIKPSNILMDRKGNIKLCDFGISGQLVDSIAKTRDAGCRPYMAPERIDPSASRQGYDVRSDVWSLGITLYELATGRFPYPKWNSVFDQLTQVVKGEPPHLSNSEERQFSPKFINFVNLCLTKDESKRPKYRELLKHPFILMYEERFVDVASYVSRILDQIPSSPVSPMYVD
- the LOC107397353 gene encoding dual specificity mitogen-activated protein kinase kinase 4 isoform X4 — translated: MATHSSSSNSTSSGHIVGAVSHQLHQQTQSSSMQVKRKALKLNFANPSVKSTSRLMLNPIVPSFQNPHIERLRTHSIESSGKLKISPEQHCDFTAEDLRDLGEIGRGAYGSVSKMVHKPTGQIMAVKRIRSTVDEKEQKQLLMDLDVVMRSSDCLYIVQFYGALFREGDCWICMELMSTSLDKFYKYVYCTLDDVIPEEILGKITLATVKALNHLKENLKIIHRDIKPSNILMDRKGNIKLCDFGISGQLVDSIAKTRDAGCRPYMAPERIDPSASRQGYDVRSDVWSLGITLYELATGRFPYPKWNSVFDQLTQVVKGEPPHLSNSEERQFSPKFINFVNLCLTKDESKRPKYRELLKHPFILMYEERFVDVASYVSRILDQIPSSPVSPMYVD
- the LOC107397353 gene encoding dual specificity mitogen-activated protein kinase kinase 4 isoform X2, giving the protein MATHSSSSNSTSSGHIVGAVSHQLHQQTQSSSMQETNTCWRCQNETVKRKALKLNFANPSVKSTSRLMLNPIVPSFQNPHIERLRTHSIESSGKLKISPEQHCDFTAEDLRDLGEIGRGAYGSVSKMVHKPTGQIMAVKRIRSTVDEKEQKQLLMDLDVVMRSSDCLYIVQFYGALFREGDCWICMELMSTSLDKFYKYVYCTLDDVIPEEILGKITLATVKALNHLKENLKIIHRDIKPSNILMDRKGNIKLCDFGISGQLVDSIAKTRDAGCRPYMAPERIDPSASRQGYDVRSDVWSLGITLYELATGRFPYPKWNSVFDQLTQVVKGEPPHLSNSEERQFSPKFINFVNLCLTKDESKRPKYRELLKHPFILMYEERFVDVASYVSRILDQIPSSPVSPMYVD